One part of the Aspergillus luchuensis IFO 4308 DNA, chromosome 5, nearly complete sequence genome encodes these proteins:
- a CDS encoding uncharacterized protein (COG:S;~EggNog:ENOG410PPS4;~InterPro:IPR036864,IPR021858,IPR001138;~PFAM:PF00172,PF11951;~go_function: GO:0000981 - DNA-binding transcription factor activity, RNA polymerase II-specific [Evidence IEA];~go_function: GO:0008270 - zinc ion binding [Evidence IEA];~go_process: GO:0006355 - regulation of transcription, DNA-templated [Evidence IEA]), which produces MRRVKKSRNGCARCKSKRVKCGEERPHCSRCTRLGVNCPGYVQSLRWVTKYPPQAPGEPNKDSTGDVPSDSRTIPNQCSDPKNLTTSPADYVDPLTQSLATENDSLNFTTSDDPANPRSLGLGGPSGICDNLWDLQQSGSLPELEDLHSPASASAASQNNTALNFETPGTNADDPFGLFSLAAPILQDEPHIFSGFSPSTIVRQYPPPGSRPSQRDFTSIPQPLNNPSWTLVEYYFKEVAALFSSYDSQMNPFRSTVSRLWGSSLAMCRTMQSMAAATLVHDFPQFGPLGRKMRDEAVDIITKESTLDDKSLLALLMLGQTASWHDPKDLGISFFNLLRNHLDTKHAGPPNPGRSNNHQFFEEALVYWEMLLSFVADDSAVLPGSAAATTGESLVLQRVPHPWTGIARDTQHTVQEVGRLIRRERRRIRSRCFTSHSDIARAQRAMTKATELEERLLGLAHPAEAEIISPGDDETPVWHLLTMAEVYRCTGLMQLYRVFPDLLRRRLPTQRPSPNPQAPESAMQDPFLSPPIGSSTPWYCDPSCPPPKPTDSADPTATSTTTHSGPDSDTYYDTWLTEFALTTLSRLKSIPLESRTRCLQPFLLVASSSELRLPRMPPLDATLDSSNGPSISSHAIDVSQTRRFILGRLTSYLHVLPPKPISVGLQLVREVWRRMDAGEPGVYWMDVMIEKGWETTMG; this is translated from the exons ATGCGTCGTGTCAAAAAATCTCGTAATGGGTGTGCCCGCTGCAAGAGCAAACGA GTcaaatgcggggaagaaCGACCTCATTGTAGTCGATGCACCCGTCTGGGTGTGAATTGCCCTGGATACGTCCAGTCTCTGCGCTGGGTCACCAAGTATCCGCCGCAGGCCCCCGGGGAGCCGAACAAAGATTCCACTGGCGATGTTCCCAGTGATTCTCGCACCATCCCGAATCAATGTTCCGATCCCAAAAATCTGACTACCAGTCCTGCCGACTATGTTGACCCACTGACACAGTCGTTGGCCACGGAGAATGACAGCCTAAACTTCACCACTTCTGACGATCCGGCCAATCCGCGGAGTCTGGGATTAGGCGGACCAAGCGGTATATGTGACAACTTGTGGGACTTACAGCAGTCAGGCTCGCTACCGGAACTGGAAGACCTCCATtctccagcatcagcatcagcggCTAGCCAAAATAACACGGCATTGAACTTCGAGACACCGGGAACTAATGCAGATGATCCATTCGGGCTGTTCTCTTTGGCCGCACCGATTCTGCAAGATGAACCTCACATCTTTTCTGGCTTTTCACCTTCTACTATAGTACGCCAGTACCCTCCACCTGGCTCGAGGCCATCACAGCGGGATTTCACCTCGATTCCGCAGCCCCTCAACAACCCTTCGTGGACTCTCGTGGAGTACTACTTCAAAGAGGTGGCGGCCTTGTTCTCCAGCTATGACAGTCAAATGAACCCGTTCCGGTCGACGGTATCCCGATTATGGGGCTCGTCGTTGGCCATGTGTCGAACAATGCAGAGCATGGCGGCCGCAACACTCGTCCACGACTTTCCCCAGTTCGGACCACTGGGCCGGAAAATGCGTGATGAGGCAGTCGACATCATCACAAAGGAATCGACGTTGGACGACAAGTCACTCCTAGCCTTGCTGATGCTTGGCCAAACGGCCAGCTGGCATGACCCCAAGGACCTTggcatttcttttttcaacCTGCTTCGAAATCATCTGGACACCAAGCACGCTGGACCACCAAATCCAGGCCGCAGCAATAACCATCAGTTCTTCGAAGAAGCTTTGGTCTACTGGGAAATGCTCCTATCCTTTGTGGCAGATGATTCGGCGGTCTTGCCAGGATCCGCGGCCGCCACAACAGGTGAATCGCTCGTCCTACAACGCGTCCCTCATCCATGGACAGGCATAGCGCGCGACACCCAGCATACCGTCCAAGAAGTAGGCAGGCTTATACGTCGGGAGCGAAGACGAATCCGTTCCCGCTGCTTTACCTCACACTCAGACATTGCACGAGCCCAGCGCGCCATGACAAAAGCCACAGAGCTAGAAGAGCGACTTTTGGGTCTAGCACACCCAGCCGAAGCTGAGATCATTAGTCCAGGCGACGACGAAACCCCAGTTTGGCATCTTCTCACAATGGCCGAAGTATACCGCTGTACTGGTCTAATGCAACTATACCGGGTCTTTCccgatcttcttcgccgacgACTACCCACACAACGGccttccccaaacccacaaGCTCCAGAATCAGCCATGCAGGATCCgttcctctcccctcccattGGCAGTAGTACACCCTGGTACTGCGACCCTTCATGTCcgccccccaaacccaccgaCTCCGCCgatccaacagcaacatcaaccaccacacATTCAGGCCCCGACTCCGACACATATTACGATACATGGCTGACCGAATTCGCCCTCACCACTCTCTCCCGCCTAAAATCCATCCCCCTTGAGTCCCGCACCAGATGTCTCCagcccttcctcctcgtAGCCTCGAGCAGCGAGCTCCGTCTTCCCCGCATGCCCCCACTAGACGCTACTCTAGACAGCAGCAACGGCCCAAGCATCTCCTCCCACGCCATCGACGTCTCGCAAACCCGTCGATTCATCCTTGGCCGGCTCACCTCGTATCTGCACGTGCTCCCTCCCAAGCCCATTAGCGTCGGTCTGCAGCTGGTGCGGGAGGTTTGGCGGCGCATGGATGCCGGGGAACCGGGCGTTtattggatggatgtgatGATAGAAAAGGGCTGGGAGACAACGATGGGGTAG
- the ramB gene encoding bifunctional protein farnesyltransferase/protein geranylgeranyltransferase (BUSCO:EOG09263Z41;~COG:O;~EggNog:ENOG410PGF8;~InterPro:IPR002088;~PFAM:PF01239;~go_function: GO:0008318 - protein prenyltransferase activity [Evidence IEA];~go_process: GO:0018342 - protein prenylation [Evidence IEA]): MEGKYASDPEWASIQPIPLNDGSESGAQPLATIAYPSDYLEATSYLRAVMAANEMSERALKLTEDVISMNPAHYTVWIYRAKILFALGKDLKDELEWLNGVSLKYLKNYQIWHHRQVLMSRTDYFPSPPAKEPDFLMEMFAQDSKNYHVWTYRHWYVRHFKLWDAPREIQDVEALIASDVRNNSAWNHRFMLRFGPRDNEPDAGMPNSGGDPSEKGRLAVVDEDVVDAELQYAKSKIVRAPENRSPWSYARGVLRAAGRPLSEWKEFAGKFVVDKEDGGVEVKSSHAVEWLADVFVAESEPTSEQEAVRMLTLLKEKYDPIRSNYWDYRIRTITSAAVPATA; encoded by the exons ATGGAAGGAAAATACGCATCTGATCCCGAGTGGGCATCTATACAGCCAATTCCGCTGAACGATGGCTCCGAATCAGGAGCTCAGCCCTTGGCTACCATTGCTTATCCTTCGGACTATCTTGAGGCCACATCGTATCTACGAGCGGTCATGGCGGCCAACGAAATGTCGGAAAGGGCCTTGAAGTTGACTGAAGACGTTATCTCGATGAACCCGGCACACTATACCGTATG GATTTACCGAGCTAAGATCCTGTTTGCTCTGGGCAAAGATCTCAAAGACGAGCTGGAATGGCTCAACGGCGTTTCACTCAAGTATCTGAAAAACTACCAGATATG GCATCATCGTCAAGTTCTCATGTCACGCACAGACTACTTCCCAAGCCCACCGGCTAAGGAGCCAGACTTCCTCATGGAAATGTTTGCCCAAGACTCCAAAAACTACCATGTTTGGACTTACCGTCACTGGTACGTCCGCCACTTCAAGCTCTGGGATGCCCCGCGGGAAATCCAGGACGTGGAGGCTCTCATTGCATCGGATGTCCGCAACAACTCCGCTTGGAACCACCGCTTCATGCTCCGGTTTGGCCCGCGCGATAACGAGCCAGATGCTGGAATGCCCAATAGCGGCGGAGACCCTTCGGAGAAGGGCCGACTAGCCGTTGTCGATGAAGACGTTGTCGACGCTGAGCTGCAGTATGCTAAATCCAAGATTGTCCGGGCGCCCGAGAACCGTAGCCCGTGGTCATATGCGCGGGGGGTATTGCGTGCCGCGGGTCGGCCTCTTTCGGAATGGAAGGAATTTGCTGGCAAGTTCGTCGTCGATAAGGAAGATGGTGGCGTTGAGGTCAAGAGTAGCCATGCTGTtgaatggctggctgatgtGTTCGTTGCGGAAAGCGAACCGACATCAGAACAGGAAGCTGTCCGTATGCTTACCttgctgaaggagaagtatgATCCCATTCGATCTAACTACTGGGATTATCGCATTCGGACGATTACCAGTGCAGCCGTTCCTGCTACAGCGTGA
- a CDS encoding putative L-serine dehydratase (COG:E;~EggNog:ENOG410PGFY;~InterPro:IPR036052,IPR000634,IPR001926;~PFAM:PF00291;~go_function: GO:0030170 - pyridoxal phosphate binding [Evidence IEA];~go_process: GO:0006520 - cellular amino acid metabolic process [Evidence IEA]) → MGSILPPTTPPTYKTPWNPTPLIESTTLSRAAGCRIFLKLENIQPSGSFKSRAMGNQILSHLLKPENHHRPVHFYASSGGNAGLAAVCAARSLGYPCTVVVPVSTKPLMVQKLRNAGAADVIQYGETFSEAGQYMKDVVMKTKNTDGEDSEGVDDVVKIALHPFDNEPIWQGNSTIIDELVEQIPPPVGEEEEEVHAGRALPVDAIVCSVGGGGLLNGLVMGIERHRAKAKMSSAAAADDVSAKPVHLVAVETKGTDSLATALESNELVSLPKITSQATSLGAIKVSERTFQYAVQPPPGVKVHSAVFSDAEAARGVLRLVDDERLLVELACGVCVEAAVGGTSCASSSSSSNMVAAGQKRKRGMDAGYVSKDEGYGDDRLSAGENEDDGPVSSPSLSASAGGLQSKLKELVPDLNEDSRVVIIVCGGSNVTIDMAAEWRKMLAEGWA, encoded by the coding sequence ATGGGCagcatcctccctcccaccacgCCTCCAACCTACAAAACCCCCTGGAACCCGACTCCTCTCATCGAATCCACAACCCTCTCCCGCGCCGCAGGATGTAGGATCTTCCTGAAACTCGAAAACATCCAACCCAGCGGCTCCTTCAAGTCCCGCGCCATGGGCAACCAAATCCTCTCACACCTCCTCAAGCCCGAGAACCACCACCGTCCCGTGCACTTCTACGCCTCCTCCGGCGGCAACGCCGGCCTAGCTGCCGTCTGCGCGGCCCGGAGCCTAGGGTACCCCTGCACGGTAGTGGTACCTGTATCGACGAAGCCGCTGATGGTGCAGAAGCTGCGGAATGCAGGAGCAGCGGATGTCATTCAGTACGGAGAGACATTCTCGGAGGCAGGGCAGTACATGAAGGATGTTGTGATGAAGACCAAGAACACCGATGGTGAAGACAGCGAAGGGGTTGATGACGTTGTGAAGATTGCCCTGCATCCATTCGACAACGAGCCCATCTGGCAAGGGAACAGCACTATCATTGATGAATTGGTGGAGCAGATCCCGCCGCCtgtcggggaagaagaggaggaagtgcATGCAGGTCGTGCGTTGCCGGTTGATGCTATTGTTTGTAGTGTTGGCGGTGGGGGTTTGTTGAATGGATTGGTTATGGGGATTGAGAGACATAGGGCTAAGGCTAAGatgtcttctgctgctgctgctgatgatgtttCTGCGAAGCCTGTTCATCTTGTGGCTGTTGAGACCAAGGGCACGGATTCTCTGGCTACGGCGCTGGAGAGTAACGAGTTGGTCTCGTTGCCGAAGATTACGTCGCAGGCTACGTCGTTGGGGGCTATTAAGGTCTCTGAGAGGACATTTCAGTATGCGGTGCAGCCGCCGCCGGGCGTGAAGGTGCATAGTGCGGTGTTTTCGGATGCGGAGGCCGCTAGGGGCGTGTTGAGGCTTGTGGATGACgagaggttgttggttgAGTTGGCTTGTGGTGTTTGTGTGGAGGCTGCGGTTGGGGGGACTAGTtgtgcttcttcatcttcttcttcgaacaTGGTGGCTGCTGgtcagaagaggaagaggggcaTGGATGCTGGGTATGTGAGTAAGGATGAAGGCTATGGGGATGATCGGCTGTCTGCTGGGgagaatgaggatgatggtcCGGTGTCTTCGCCGTCGCTGTCGGCCTCTGCTGGGGGGCTGCAGTCTAAGTTGAAGGAGTTGGTGCCGGACTTGAATGAAGACAGTCGCGTGGTTATCATTGTTTGCGGTGGCAGCAATGTTACTATCGATATGGCGGCagagtggaggaagatgttggcTGAGGGGTGGGCATGA
- the MSM1 gene encoding methionine--tRNA ligase MSM1 (BUSCO:EOG09263NXM;~COG:J;~EggNog:ENOG410PG4Y;~InterPro:IPR041872,IPR009080,IPR014758,IPR033911, IPR015413,IPR014729;~PFAM:PF09334;~go_function: GO:0000166 - nucleotide binding [Evidence IEA];~go_function: GO:0004812 - aminoacyl-tRNA ligase activity [Evidence IEA];~go_function: GO:0004825 - methionine-tRNA ligase activity [Evidence IEA];~go_function: GO:0005524 - ATP binding [Evidence IEA];~go_process: GO:0006418 - tRNA aminoacylation for protein translation [Evidence IEA];~go_process: GO:0006431 - methionyl-tRNA aminoacylation [Evidence IEA]) yields the protein MAISRAGFRVASWAGQFLACSRPSWRCVPRTTARPVTTIRPRQFATAASESAPKKPYYVTTPIFYVNAAPHVGHLYTMVLADVIKRWRTLIGDADAQLLTGTDEHGMKIQQAALAAEMDTQAFCDMNYKTFEALANAANMDYNYFIRTSEPAHKEAVQYFWEVLEHRGYVYTAKHEGWYSVSDETFYPQTQVQKSLDPETGHTKMVSIETGKEVEWSSETNYHFRLSAFQERLLDLYKTGFITPTMYTTNVVKSVSEGLQDLSISRPAERLTWGIPVPGDNTQTVYVWLDALVNYLTKAGYPFAPGQGSRLGWPADVHVVGKDIVRFHCVYWPAFLMALDLPLPRNVLVHGHWTMNREKMSKSTGNVVNPFFAINRFGVDSMRFFLIHQGALVGDADYDNAYIIRDYQKLLQKGLGNLAHRAIGCAKGNLRTYIENGTCGRLPPATPADEAYETMLKDVPKRVAEQMENLNPRAALQEITTLIDQTNKYFHHAEPWKSPNDRQRSIFNVAESLRMAGILLQPVMPTKANELLDMFHVDKTDPAKRNYAAATYGSDADYGVDAKKSILFPPLIVES from the exons ATGGCTATCTCGAGGGCAGGTTTTCGTGTCGCTTCTTGGGCCGGCCAATTTCTGGCCTGCAGTCGCCCATCTTGGAGATGCGTCCCCCGCACAACTGCCCGCCCAGTGACAACGATCCGTCCGCGTCAATTCGCAACGGCGGCCTCGGAAAGCGCTCCTAAGAAGCCATACTATGTCACGACTCCCATTTTCTATGTCAACGCTG CCCCTCATGTCGGTCATCTGTATACTATGGTCCTTGCCGATGTCATTAAGAGATGGCGGACACTCATCGGAGACGCTGATGCACAATTGCTGACCGGAACGGACGAACATGGCATGAAG ATCCAGCAGGCCGCGTTGGCTGCAGAGATGGATACGCAGGCGTTCTGCGACATGAATTATAAGACGTTTGAG GCTTTAGCAAATGCCGCGAACATGGACTACAACTACTTCATACGGACGAGCGAACCTGCGCACAAGGAAGCTGTTCAGTATTTTTGG GAAGTGTTGGAGCACCGGGGATATGTCTACACCGCGAAGCATGAAGGCTGGTACTCGGTTAGCGATGAGACATTTTACCCTCAGACGCAAGTACAAAAGTCGCTGGACCCTGAGACTGGACACACGAAGATG GTCTCCATTGAGACAGGAAAGGAGGTGGAGTGGTCGTCGGAAACCAACTACCATTTCCGTCTGTCAGCTTTCCAGGAGCGTTTGCTCGATCTATACAAAACTGGATTTATTACCCCGACGATGTATACAACCAATGTCGTCAAGTCTGTTTCGGAGGGCCTTCAAGATTTGTCAATCTCTAGGCCTGCGGAGCGGCTGACCTGGGGTATTCCGGTTCCCGGCGACAACACACAGACCGTCTATGTCTGGCTAGATGCGCTTGTCAACTACTTGACCAAGGCAGGCTACCCGTTTGCACCCGGTCAAGGAAGCCGCCTTGGTTGGCCTGCGGATGTACATGTGGTCGGTAAGGACATTGTTCG CTTTCACTGCGTATACTGGCCCGCATTCCTTATGGCTCTcgacctccctcttccccgcAATGTACTCGTTCATGGACACTGGACTATGAACCGTGAGAAGATGTCGAAGTCTACGGGTAATGTGGTGAACCCCTTCTTTGCCATCAACCGCTTCGGAGTGGATTCCATGCGTTTCTTCCTTATCCACCAAGGTGCATTGGTGGGCGACGCCGACTACGATAATGCGTACATCATCCGCGACTATCAGAAGCTACTGCAGAAGGGGCTTGGAAACCTTGCGCATCGGGCAATCGGCTGTGCCAAGGGTAATCTTCGGACTTACATCGAGAATGGCACGTGTGGCCGACTTCCACCAGCGACTCCGGCCGATGAGGCGTACGAAACAATGCTCAAAGATGTGCCCAAAAGAGTAGCAGAGCAAATGGAGAATCTGAATCCCCGTGCTGCCCTGCAAGAAATCACTACCCTAATCGATCAG ACCAACAAATACTTCCATCACGCAGAGCCATGGAAGAGTCCGAACGACCGCCAGCGATCGATTTTCAATGTTGCTGAATCACTGCGAATGGCCGGGATCCTCCTGCAGCCTGTCATGCCCACCAAGGCCAACGAGCTTCTGGACATGTTCCATGTAGACAAAACGGACCCGGCCAAAAGGAACTATGCGGCGGCGACGTACGGCTCCGACGCAGACTACGGAGTGGATGCGAAGAAGAGTATTCTATTTCCCCCTCTTATCGTGGAAAGTTAA
- a CDS encoding putative nuclear transport factor 2 domain protein (COG:A;~EggNog:ENOG410PSN2;~InterPro:IPR018222,IPR032710,IPR002075;~PFAM:PF02136), translating into MAPPSEDTLTKVSTDAATDFVQSFYPALENNRSTIASFYSQPTAMILFNGNAVADGAAVQEIFVNQMSPTHYEVQSVDCQIINKAYPTPTSTGVKLPTETTVKDMSILVVVSGYVRFGESRDLPQRGFSETFVLVPNPSADGPKGKRKREWLIQTQNFRLVV; encoded by the exons ATGGCTCCTCCTTCGGAAGACACATTGACAAAGGTTTCTACAGATG CGGCAACCGACTTTGTCCAGTCCTTCTACCCTGCCCTCGAGAACAACCGTTCCACGATAGCCTCGTTCTATAGCCAGCCCACGGCCATGATCCTTTTCAACGGAAACGCTGTCGCCGATGGCGCCGCTGTCCAAGAGATTTTTGTCAATCAAATGTCCCCGACGCATTATGAAGTGCAGTCTGTCGATTGCCAGATTATCAACAAGGCGTATCCGACACCTACATCCACTGGAGTGAAGCTCCCCACTGAAACGACTGTCAAGGACATGTCTATCTTGGTGGTCGTTAGCGGCTATGTGCGCTTTGGAGAGTCCAGAGATCTACCGCAACGAGGCTTCAGCGAGACCTTCGTGCTGGTGCCGAATCCATCCGCCGACGGGCCCAAAGGAAAGCGCAAGCGAGAATGGCTTATCCAAACCCAGAACTTCCGACTCGTCGTATGA
- a CDS encoding Ish1 domain-containing protein (COG:S;~EggNog:ENOG410PS7F;~TransMembrane:1 (i12-31o)) — protein sequence MPTPLDRALNSKNLFLGFAGMVTAAAAWAIWGGDMFPAEADPTGDPENWTADEMRTWLRVRGLLPSESASRNELLERIKANMRVPRRSAAQ from the exons ATGCCGACGCCTTTGGATCGCGCATTAAACTCCAAG AACCTATTTCTAG GGTTTGCCGGCATGGTGACTGCAGCGGCCGCTTGGGCCATCTGGGGTGGCGATATGTTCCCGGCTGAAGCTGACCCAACTGGAG ATCCGGAAAACTGGACTGCAGATGAAATGCGGACATGGCTTCGAGTT AGGGGCCTTTTGCCCAGCGAAAGCGCATCGCGTAACGAATTACTCGAGCGCATTAAAGCAAATATGCGTGTACCGCGAAGATCTGCGGCCCAGTGA
- a CDS encoding 60S ribosomal eL38 domain-containing protein (BUSCO:EOG09265OQH;~COG:J;~EggNog:ENOG410PS41;~InterPro:IPR002675,IPR038464;~PFAM:PF01781;~go_component: GO:0005840 - ribosome [Evidence IEA];~go_function: GO:0003735 - structural constituent of ribosome [Evidence IEA];~go_process: GO:0006412 - translation [Evidence IEA]), with amino-acid sequence MYHCGISRHDVALELRASGGQPYSPQKLADYSPPASTARRRASRPAIVIQTFRHPRLLKPKSQTPLATMPQEISDIKQFIEVCRRKDASSARIKRNPKDQQIKFKVRCSRFVYTLVLKDSDKADKLKQSLPPALKVVDVSKGDKKKAL; translated from the exons ATGTATCATTGCGGGATATCCCGCCACGACGTGGCACTGGAACTAAGGGCTTCCGGGGGGCAACCCTACAGCCCACAGAAGCTAGCTGACTACTCCCCCCCGGCCAGCACCGCCCGCCGACGAGCTTCGAGACCCGCGATTGTCATCCAAACCTTCCGTCATCCACGACTACTCAAACCAAAGTCACAAACCCCACTAGCCACCATGCCTCAGGAAATCTCCGACATCAAGCAGTTCATCGAGGTCTGCCGCCGCAAGGATGCGTCCT CTGCTCGCATCAAGCGCAACCCCAAGGACCAGCAGATCAAGTTCAAGGTCCGCTGCTCCCGCTTCGTCTACACCCTTGTCCTGAAGGACTCCGACAAGGCCGACAAGCTCAAGCAGAGCCTGCCCCCTG CTCTCAAGGTTGTCGACGTCTCCAAGggagacaagaagaaggctctgTAA
- a CDS encoding uncharacterized protein (COG:G;~EggNog:ENOG410PP4B;~InterPro:IPR000182,IPR039135,IPR016181;~PFAM:PF13302;~go_function: GO:0008080 - N-acetyltransferase activity [Evidence IEA];~go_function: GO:0016747 - transferase activity, transferring acyl groups other than amino-acyl groups [Evidence IEA]): MLLNAKTAISTSTVLLVPYSKWHVPRYHEWMKDEEIQEATASEPLSIEEEYAMQQSWRQDPDKLTFIVCLPSSSQGETSTPTIKDTDDAPDRMVGDINLFLRVDDGEEGDAEPQIIGEIELMIAEKNNQRKGFGKAALNTFLRYIVDHEAEILEEFVSRDETAAKAMKGVEAVPKFACLSVKIGQANERSLALFEGAMFKKVTEEPNYFGEFELRREREALGRDMVDVSLERAGVSGYVEVGYDRVE; this comes from the exons ATGCTCCTCAACGCCAAGACAG CCATTTCCACGTCCACGGTGCTTTTGGTTCCATACTCCAAATGGCACGTTCCAAGATACCACGAATGGATGAAAGATGAG GAAATCCAGGAAGCAACCGCATCCGAACCCCTCTCTATAGAGGAAGAATACGCCATGCAACAAAGCTGGCGCCAAGACCCAGACAAGTTGACATTCATTGTCTgtctcccatcatcatcacaaggGGAAACCTCAACACCCACCATTAAAGACACAGACGACGCCCCGGACCGAATGGTCGGGGACATCAACCTCTTCCTGCGTGTCgacgacggcgaagaaggcgacgcGGAGCCCCAAATCATCGGGGAAATTGAACTAATGATAGCCGAGAAGAATAACCAGCGCAAGGGCTTTGGGAAAGCCGCGCTTAACACCTTCCTACGGTATATCGTTGACCATGAAGCGGAGATCTTGGAAGAGTTTGTCAGCAGGGATGAGACTGCCGCGAAGGCAATGAAGGGGGTTGAGGCGGTGCCTAAATTTGCCTGTTTGAGTGTGAAGATTGGTCAGGCTAATGAGCGGAGTTTGGCGCTGTTTGAGGGTGCTATGTTCAAGAAGGTTACTGAGGAGCCGAATTATTTTGGGGAGTTTGagttgaggagggagagggaggcgcTGGGTCGGGATATGGTTGATGTGAGTCTGGAGAGGGCTGGGGTGTCGGGGTATGTTGAGGTGGGCTATGACAGGGTCGAGTGA